CAAGGAGCTCGACCGCTGGCGACAGCAGCGTCGTCAGGAGCGACTCCGGGAAGAGGCCCGCGTCCGCCGGAGGCCGGCCCGATGGCTGAGGGTCAAGGTCCTCGACCCACGGCACGGGCGCCGCTTCAACCTCTGGCTGCCGATGATCATCATCTTCTGGGCCTTGTCGCTTGGTTTTTGGGGACTATCCCTGTTCCGATGGTTCGGCCGGCGAACCGCCGAGCGATGGCGAGTGCCGAGGTCAAGTGGCCTCGAGCCGACGGACTACCGGGGGGCCCTCGCCGGGCTGCGGATCGGCCTGGTGGCCTGCGGCAAGATCGTTGACGTCCAGGACGACGATGGTACGTGTGTCGAAGTTTGGCTAGGATAACGGGAGGGGCCGACATGAACGAGGAACGACTGCAAATTTTGAAGATGATCGAGAGTGGGAAGATCACCGCCGAGGAGGGGGCCAAGCTCCTCACGGCGGTTGAAACGGGTCAGGGAGAGGAACAAACCCCTCACTCGGCCAAGTTCCTGAAGGTCAAGGTCTACGATACCCGATCGGGGAAGGCCAAGGTCAATGTCAACCTGCCCCTGAACCTGCTGGACATCGCGGTCCGGTTCATCCCCAAGGACCATGAGTACACCAAGGGGCTGGACATGGTCGGTCTGGTCGAAGCCATCCGTGGCGGGGCTGTCGGTAAGATCGTCGAGGTCGATGACGAGGAAGAGCACCAGCACGTCGAGGTCTACGTCGAGTAGGCTCGAATCTCGCCGGGCACGGGGGCAAGCTGATGCTCGATGTCCTTAAGAACGCCCGATTCGCCAGGCTTTGGGCCGGCCAGACCCTGTCCTTCCTGGGCGATTGGCTGAATATCACAGCGCTCATGAGCCTGCTGGCCTTCAGATGGCAGGCGACGGCCTTTCAAATGAGCCTCTATGGACTGGTGGCCGCCCTGCCGTGGGTGGTCGTCGGACCCGTGGCCGGGGTCTTTGCCGACCGCTGGAACCGGAAGACGACGATGATCGTCGCCGACCTCATCCGCGCCGTGGCCGTCCTGGGCTTCCTGGTGGCCAGAGACATGGGGCAGGTCTTCGCGATCGTCCTCCTGATCGGCGTCGTCGCCCCCTTCTTCACGTCCTCCAGGACGCCGACGATCAAGCAGATCGTCGGCCGGGAAGCCCTACTCCCCGCCAATGCCCTGAGCACCATGGCCCTCAACGGGGCGAAGATCATCGGTCCGGCCGTCGGCGGGATCATCGTCGCCACGATCGGTGAGAACGCCTGCTTTTGGGCGGACAGCCTGAGCTTCCTCCTGTCCGCCGGGCTCATCGCCACGGTGGCCATCCCCGACGAAAGGCGGGTCGGCGCGGGTGCCGCAGAGGCGGGCGCCGGAGCGGCGGCCTCCACCGACGTCGGAGCCGCGAGACCCGCCCCCGCTTCGGCCCCATCGAAGCTCAACTTCCTGGCCGATCTCAAGGCCGGCCTGGACCACATCGCGCGGAAACCAATCCTTGTCTTCGCCGTCGTCCTCCTTTCCCTGACCGCTTT
This window of the Bacillota bacterium genome carries:
- a CDS encoding MFS transporter, encoding MLDVLKNARFARLWAGQTLSFLGDWLNITALMSLLAFRWQATAFQMSLYGLVAALPWVVVGPVAGVFADRWNRKTTMIVADLIRAVAVLGFLVARDMGQVFAIVLLIGVVAPFFTSSRTPTIKQIVGREALLPANALSTMALNGAKIIGPAVGGIIVATIGENACFWADSLSFLLSAGLIATVAIPDERRVGAGAAEAGAGAAASTDVGAARPAPASAPSKLNFLADLKAGLDHIARKPILVFAVVLLSLTAFCLGVFDAVAVVFIREVFGPNPKLLGWLLAAIGFGTVVSAVWVGGRGQDHSPWLLSVIGALGMSVPLALLALIGVVAPGTPLAVPLAITLVMLAGLGQSLLFVTVMTVIQTETPGEILGRVSGATDAVVIGSQLIAFPIAGGLATLIGAGPVMLAAGVLLTIFGLAFWARIPRDRKELSSAERSAGAAKAAAKID